The genomic window TCCGCCGAGGGAAGCTCCCGGCGGATCCGCTCGGTAAACGCCCCGGTCCCGGGTCCCAGTTCGACGACCGCCTCGCCCGGAGCGAGCACGATCCCGGAGGTCATGGCCGTGGTCAGCGTCCGGGAGCTGGGGGCTATGGCTCCTACGGTCACGGGGTTGCGGAGGAAGAGCTTGAAAAAAGTCAAATGCTGGGTCTGGGCTGCCGTTCTCATCATCGCATGCAGGTTTCCGGTACCGCGGGGCCGGCGCCGGCTCCGCCGGGACATGGTGCTTATAGCCCCCGGGCGCGTATGACCGCAAGCCAAAAATCCCGCTCCCCGCCCCGCCGCTCAACCCAGGGCGACATCGAGAACCATCATGACCGCAAACCCGACCAACGCCCCCATGGTGGCCAGGTCGCCGTTGCCTCCCTGCTGCGATTCGGGGATCAGCTCCTCGACCACGACGAAGATCATGGCGCCGGCGGCGAAGGCCAGAGCGTAGGGCAGCAGGGGCCGCGCGACCAGGACGGCGAAGGCCCCGGCCACGCCGGCCAGGGGTTCGACCACGCCCGAAAGCTGCCCGTACCAGAAACTTTTCAGCCGGGACATCCCTTCCCGGCGCAGGGGCATCGAAACCGCCAGGCCTTCGGGGAAATTCTGGATACCGATCCCCAGGGCCAGCGCCACCGCTCCCGCCAGGGAGGCGGAGGGAAGCGCGTAGCCGACGGCGCCGAAGGCCACGCCGACCGCCAGACCTTCGGGGATGTTGTGAAGGGTGATGGCCAGGACCAGGAGCACGCTGCGGTGCCAGGAAGTTTTGATCCCCTCGGCCTGGGATCGCGGCAGCCCCAGGTGGAGGTGGGGAAGGATCCGGTCCATCGCCCGCAGAAAGGCGCCGCCCAGCAGGAATCCGGCCGTGGCCGGAAGAAACGACCAGGCTCCGTATCCGAGATCCGCGCTCATCTCGATGGACGGAGCCAGCAAACTCCAGAAACTGGCGGCGACCATGACTCCGGCGGCGAACCCC from bacterium includes these protein-coding regions:
- a CDS encoding ZIP family metal transporter, which translates into the protein MNLPVGETIEGMNPVALAFLATLFTWGVTAAGAATVFFMRGVNRRLLDAMLGFAAGVMVAASFWSLLAPSIEMSADLGYGAWSFLPATAGFLLGGAFLRAMDRILPHLHLGLPRSQAEGIKTSWHRSVLLVLAITLHNIPEGLAVGVAFGAVGYALPSASLAGAVALALGIGIQNFPEGLAVSMPLRREGMSRLKSFWYGQLSGVVEPLAGVAGAFAVLVARPLLPYALAFAAGAMIFVVVEELIPESQQGGNGDLATMGALVGFAVMMVLDVALG